The following coding sequences are from one Planctomycetia bacterium window:
- a CDS encoding calmodulin-binding protein: MIRRTLLLAVVALGLVGSLTSSADAGAYGRQWGHSTPSTDWNKFYHYPYVYYPQNYWSSDYYKSSESLYYRYPAEMRIPVYNKAWQNEYPQARRYHQGHHFQLDVF, from the coding sequence ATGATTCGCCGTACGCTTTTGCTCGCCGTGGTTGCGCTCGGATTGGTCGGCTCGCTGACCAGCTCGGCGGACGCCGGCGCCTACGGTCGCCAGTGGGGCCACAGCACTCCATCGACCGACTGGAACAAGTTCTACCACTACCCGTACGTGTACTATCCGCAGAACTATTGGTCGAGCGATTACTACAAGAGTAGCGAGAGCTTGTACTATCGGTATCCGGCGGAAATGCGCATCCCGGTCTACAACAAAGCTTGGCAGAACGAATACCCGCAAGCGCGCCGCTACCACCAAGGCCACCACTTCCAACTGGACGTGTTCTAA
- a CDS encoding NADH-quinone oxidoreductase subunit A, which yields MQTIGLTIPIFLFLIIATAQATAMLLMGRIFGPSRNTAVKEMPYESGMDPIHDTRRRFDIRFHLVAIAFLVFDVEVLFMYPWAVAARRAAEGQPARGIDAAVAQGMVADRGIVFGVMMFFIALFAVGFVYALRKGVFRWR from the coding sequence ATGCAAACGATCGGACTCACGATCCCGATTTTCCTGTTCCTCATTATCGCTACCGCGCAAGCGACGGCGATGCTGTTGATGGGGCGCATCTTCGGCCCCTCGCGCAATACCGCCGTGAAAGAGATGCCGTATGAGAGCGGCATGGATCCGATTCACGACACGCGTCGTCGATTCGATATCCGCTTCCATTTGGTTGCGATCGCCTTCCTCGTTTTCGACGTCGAAGTGCTGTTCATGTATCCTTGGGCCGTGGCCGCGAGGCGCGCCGCCGAAGGCCAGCCGGCGCGAGGCATCGATGCGGCCGTCGCGCAAGGAATGGTTGCCGATCGCGGAATCGTTTTCGGTGTGATGATGTTCTTCATCGCGCTGTTCGCCGTGGGATTTGTGTACGCGTTGCGCAAAGGGGTGTTTCGATGGCGATAG
- a CDS encoding M20 family metallopeptidase — translation MPIDLTATLADLIAIPSVNPMGLPLEGPEYLEYRVTEYLEKLFQRLNLRYKRYFVSEKRENILIRVDGDLPPPEKGGPLVLLEAHQDTVPVQGMTIDPWKPEIKDGRIYGRGSCDIKGGMTAMIGAMERLNIERPKGRPTVVLACVVNEEFGFTGATALTKLWTESKHDEFVPKRPDVCVVAEPTSLDVVVAHKGTMRWRIHTHGRAAHSSQPHMGDNAVYKMARVLLALEEYAKEVCPTLGRHPLCGQPTLSVGIIRGGISCNTVPDKATIELCRRVIPGETPAAAQKHILDWLAKRPEIVALGSSIEHETPFNASLPMPDDKNAALAERLSEVSRARSGRGAKIGVAFGTDGSRIAAADVPSVVFGPGSIDQAHTCDEWLPLDELAPASEILYDFARTWSA, via the coding sequence ATGCCGATTGATCTCACGGCGACTCTGGCAGATCTCATCGCGATTCCTAGCGTCAACCCGATGGGGCTTCCGCTCGAAGGGCCTGAGTATCTCGAATACCGCGTAACCGAGTATCTCGAAAAGCTGTTCCAGCGATTGAACCTGCGCTACAAGCGGTATTTCGTCTCGGAGAAGCGTGAGAATATCCTGATCCGTGTCGACGGCGACCTCCCGCCGCCTGAGAAAGGGGGGCCGTTGGTGTTGCTCGAAGCGCACCAAGACACCGTGCCGGTCCAAGGCATGACGATCGACCCTTGGAAGCCGGAGATCAAGGATGGCCGGATCTACGGCCGCGGCTCCTGCGATATCAAAGGCGGGATGACGGCGATGATCGGCGCGATGGAGCGCCTAAATATTGAACGGCCCAAAGGGCGGCCGACGGTCGTATTGGCTTGCGTCGTGAACGAGGAATTCGGTTTTACCGGTGCCACGGCACTCACCAAACTTTGGACCGAGTCGAAGCACGACGAATTCGTCCCGAAGCGTCCGGATGTGTGCGTCGTTGCCGAGCCGACGAGCCTCGATGTCGTGGTGGCGCACAAAGGCACGATGCGCTGGCGGATCCACACGCATGGCCGCGCGGCGCATAGTTCGCAGCCGCACATGGGCGACAATGCGGTTTATAAAATGGCCCGCGTGTTGCTTGCTCTCGAAGAATACGCCAAGGAAGTTTGCCCGACGCTCGGGCGACATCCTCTCTGCGGGCAGCCGACGTTGAGCGTCGGTATCATTCGCGGCGGCATCAGTTGCAACACGGTGCCCGACAAAGCGACGATCGAGCTTTGTCGCCGCGTGATTCCCGGCGAAACCCCCGCCGCTGCGCAGAAGCACATTCTCGACTGGCTCGCCAAGCGTCCCGAGATCGTAGCGCTCGGCTCGTCGATCGAACACGAGACCCCGTTCAATGCGAGTCTGCCGATGCCGGACGATAAGAACGCCGCGCTGGCCGAGCGGTTGTCCGAAGTTTCGCGGGCTCGTTCGGGCAGAGGTGCGAAGATCGGCGTTGCCTTCGGCACCGATGGCTCGCGCATCGCCGCGGCCGACGTGCCGTCGGTCGTATTCGGGCCCGGCAGCATCGATCAGGCGCATACGTGCGACGAGTGGCTGCCGCTCGACGAACTAGCGCCGGCGAGCGAAATCCTCTACGATTTCGCTCGCACGTGGAGCGCCTAA
- a CDS encoding MBL fold metallo-hydrolase — MRERKPIFPGVIEINYQAGERFGCNVYLIYDGNEWLLIDIGFDESVDEIVDLIRGLDFPLSACKTIVATHADVDHVQGLARLKQALRTTVTAHPLAVETLVQGDPIKTFSEISAQKIHIPMPVIPKVEHTVVEGDRIKVGALELEVWHTPGHTDSQLSFRLGNLLLCGDNIYRDGCVGVIDAHHGSDIKAFVQSLRRIRASNVEWMLPSHGPIFRKDDTQLDRTIARLEGYLHMADFGTCAIDWPLMDEFDRELAEGKMPS; from the coding sequence TTGCGCGAACGGAAGCCGATCTTTCCCGGCGTCATCGAGATCAACTATCAAGCCGGCGAGCGCTTCGGCTGCAACGTCTATTTGATTTACGATGGCAACGAATGGCTCCTCATCGATATCGGTTTCGATGAGTCGGTCGACGAAATCGTCGACCTGATTCGCGGCCTCGACTTCCCGCTGTCGGCCTGCAAGACGATCGTCGCGACGCATGCCGACGTCGACCACGTACAAGGGCTTGCGCGTCTGAAACAAGCCCTGCGCACGACGGTGACCGCCCATCCGTTGGCCGTCGAAACGCTCGTGCAAGGGGATCCGATCAAGACTTTTTCGGAGATCTCGGCGCAGAAGATCCATATTCCGATGCCGGTCATTCCGAAGGTCGAGCATACGGTCGTCGAAGGAGATCGGATCAAGGTCGGCGCACTCGAACTGGAGGTCTGGCACACCCCCGGCCATACCGACAGCCAACTCTCGTTTCGACTCGGCAACCTGCTCCTCTGCGGCGACAACATCTACCGCGACGGCTGCGTCGGCGTGATCGATGCCCATCACGGCAGCGATATCAAAGCGTTCGTCCAGTCGCTCCGCCGGATTAGAGCCTCGAACGTCGAATGGATGTTGCCGAGCCACGGCCCGATCTTCCGTAAAGACGATACCCAGCTCGATCGGACGATCGCCCGCCTCGAAGGGTATCTCCACATGGCCGACTTCGGTACTTGTGCTATCGATTGGCCGCTGATGGACGAATTCGATCGGGAACTGGCTGAAGGCAAGATGCCGAGCTAG